A single genomic interval of Campylobacter concisus harbors:
- a CDS encoding cytidylyltransferase domain-containing protein, whose product MSNVLCTICARGGSKGVKGKNVRELCGKPLIAYTIEQARESNLFEHIVISTDSDLIAETAVKYGAEVFFKRDAAMASDTAGKLDVIKDAFLKSEQHYAQKFDYEIDLDATAPLRDVSDIINAYNQFLRDENDNLITAMPSRRSPYFNLVEIYPDGHVGLAKTLAKAIVRRQDAPKTYDMNASIYIWKREALLNNDTLFLPKTGLYVMSEDRSIDIDCELDFKFVEFLMKEKNANR is encoded by the coding sequence ATGAGTAATGTTTTATGTACGATATGTGCGAGAGGCGGTAGCAAGGGTGTAAAAGGGAAAAATGTACGTGAGCTTTGTGGAAAACCCCTTATCGCTTACACCATAGAGCAAGCCAGAGAGTCAAATTTATTTGAACATATAGTAATTAGTACTGATAGCGATTTGATCGCAGAAACGGCAGTAAAATACGGCGCAGAAGTCTTTTTTAAAAGAGATGCTGCTATGGCCAGCGATACAGCTGGAAAGCTTGATGTGATAAAAGATGCTTTTTTAAAAAGTGAACAACATTATGCGCAAAAATTTGATTATGAGATCGATCTTGATGCAACAGCTCCACTTCGTGATGTGAGCGATATCATAAACGCTTACAATCAGTTTCTGCGCGATGAAAATGACAATCTAATAACTGCAATGCCAAGCAGAAGAAGTCCGTACTTTAACTTGGTTGAAATTTATCCTGATGGACATGTGGGGCTTGCGAAAACTTTAGCAAAAGCTATTGTAAGACGACAAGATGCACCAAAGACTTATGATATGAACGCTTCTATCTATATCTGGAAACGTGAAGCCTTACTAAATAACGATACATTGTTTTTGCCAAAAACTGGGCTTTATGTGATGAGTGAAGACAGATCAATCGATATAGATTGTGAACTGGATTTTAAATTTGTAGAGTTTTTAATGAAGGAAAAAAATGCTAACAGATAA
- a CDS encoding flagellin B has product MSFRINTNVNALNTHANAVSNNVDLSKSLNKLSSGLRIQTAADDASGLSIADSLRSQASALGQAIANGNDAIGIIQVADKAMDEQLKILDTIKTKATQSAQDGQTTQSRQALQADIVRLMEELDNIGNTTSFNGQQLLNGTFSNKEFQIGAYSNQTVKASIGATTSDKIGLTRFESSKLLTAMGEVKLKFLNVDGVNDVGVTAATISTGIGKGLGALAENINKVADKTGVRATADVTWKASVAIAGGLIKSLTINGVKIGDLEVKANDANGALVNAINSVKDQTGVEASVDAETGKMVLTSRDGRAIVATGTDIEKGLGGKGNNLTKGFVGRLNLVRLDGRDIKLEGGGATKLSIAFSADGGAQQSVSLRDIRGQIDKTLATAMGFQRMSKALSVAQSAGVMTLRGAMAVMSIAESAQKTLDQVRSDLGSVQNQLQATVNNITVTQVNVKSAESQIRDVDFASESANFSKHNILAQSGAYAMSQANSVQQNVMKLLQ; this is encoded by the coding sequence ATGAGTTTTCGTATTAACACAAACGTAAACGCACTTAACACACACGCTAACGCAGTTAGCAACAATGTTGACCTATCTAAGTCACTTAACAAACTTAGCTCAGGTCTTAGGATTCAAACAGCTGCAGATGATGCTTCAGGTCTATCTATTGCAGATAGCTTAAGAAGTCAAGCTTCAGCTTTAGGTCAAGCTATTGCAAACGGTAATGATGCTATTGGTATCATTCAAGTTGCCGATAAAGCTATGGACGAGCAGCTAAAAATTCTTGATACTATCAAGACAAAAGCTACTCAATCAGCTCAAGACGGCCAAACAACTCAATCACGCCAAGCATTGCAAGCTGATATCGTTCGTCTAATGGAAGAGCTTGACAATATCGGTAACACTACTTCATTTAACGGTCAGCAACTACTAAACGGAACATTCTCTAATAAAGAATTCCAAATAGGTGCTTACTCAAACCAAACTGTTAAAGCAAGTATTGGTGCGACTACATCTGATAAGATCGGCCTTACACGTTTTGAGAGTTCAAAATTACTTACCGCTATGGGTGAAGTAAAGCTTAAATTCTTAAACGTTGATGGTGTAAATGATGTTGGCGTTACAGCTGCTACTATTTCAACAGGTATAGGTAAAGGACTTGGTGCTCTAGCTGAGAATATTAATAAAGTTGCTGATAAAACTGGTGTTAGAGCGACAGCTGATGTTACTTGGAAAGCTAGTGTTGCTATTGCTGGTGGTCTAATTAAATCTTTAACAATCAACGGCGTTAAAATCGGCGACCTAGAGGTTAAAGCAAATGATGCAAACGGTGCACTAGTAAATGCTATCAACTCTGTAAAAGATCAAACTGGTGTTGAAGCTTCTGTTGATGCTGAAACAGGCAAAATGGTACTAACAAGCCGTGATGGTCGTGCTATAGTTGCAACTGGTACAGACATTGAGAAAGGACTTGGCGGAAAAGGTAACAATTTAACAAAAGGCTTTGTTGGAAGACTAAATTTGGTTCGTCTTGATGGTAGAGATATTAAACTAGAAGGTGGCGGTGCTACTAAATTGTCAATAGCATTCTCTGCTGATGGTGGTGCTCAACAATCAGTATCTCTAAGAGACATAAGAGGCCAAATAGATAAAACCCTAGCAACTGCTATGGGCTTCCAAAGAATGAGTAAAGCTTTATCAGTAGCTCAATCTGCTGGTGTTATGACACTTCGTGGCGCGATGGCTGTTATGAGTATCGCTGAGTCTGCTCAAAAAACACTTGATCAAGTTCGTTCAGACCTTGGTTCAGTTCAAAATCAACTTCAAGCTACAGTTAATAACATCACTGTAACTCAAGTTAACGTAAAATCAGCAGAATCTCAAATCAGAGATGTTGATTTTGCTAGCGAGTCTGCTAACTTCTCAAAACATAACATCCTAGCTCAATCAGGTGCTTATGCTATGAGTCAAGCAAACAGCGTACAACAAAACGTAATGAAGCTTCTACAATAG
- the topA gene encoding type I DNA topoisomerase: protein MMKSLIIVESPAKAKTIKNFLDKSYNVIASKGHIRDLPKTSFGIKIEDDKFTPEYRISSDHSAIVKEIKELAKGADEIYLATDEDREGEAIAFHIANAIGKEPTSLPRIVFHEITKSAIQNALKSPRHIDMNSVNAQQTRRLLDRIVGYKLSPLLNLKIQKGLSAGRVQSAALKIIVDREREIQAFKPVEYYTIDTVFKKDLDAELIKFENQKIEKLTIQNPDRAKYIIENLQNEKFSVREIESKDRKIQPSPPFMTSTLQQSASNRLGFSPKKTMMIAQSLYEGVQTNEGFMGAITYMRTDSLNLAKEAVAAAREHILQNYGKEYLPAKAISYTTSSKGAQEAHEAIRPTNLNFTPQIAAKFLEKDALKLYTLIYNRFLACQMSACVSQTQNVYVASEKGEFKISGRKVLFDGFYKVYGELDKDKILPNLKKGDEMSLQSIKSTQNFTEPPARYSEAGLVKKLESLGIGRPSTYAPTITLLTSRDYVRVEKKQLIPNEITFSMIGVLEEHFSNIVDSEFTSHLEEKLDEIALDKADWQKVLSDFYYPFMEKISAGKTGIKSLKIATPIGEKCPECGSELVLRKGRYGEFIACSNFPKCKYSRNIAKDNEKSAEAGATTAAAKPKRELKKLDVPCPKCGGEIVERFSRRGKFYGCANYPKCDFVSNYEPVEQKCDECGGDMIKKELKKGTFIECTKCKKKTLISEN from the coding sequence ATAATGAAAAGCTTAATCATCGTGGAATCTCCCGCAAAAGCAAAGACTATCAAAAATTTCTTAGACAAAAGCTACAACGTCATCGCCTCAAAAGGTCACATCAGAGACCTGCCAAAAACGAGCTTTGGTATCAAGATAGAGGATGATAAATTTACCCCAGAGTATCGCATCAGCAGCGATCACTCCGCCATCGTAAAAGAGATAAAAGAGCTTGCCAAGGGTGCTGATGAAATTTACCTCGCGACTGATGAGGATAGAGAGGGTGAGGCGATCGCATTTCACATCGCAAATGCCATCGGCAAGGAGCCAACCAGCCTGCCTCGCATCGTCTTTCACGAGATCACCAAAAGCGCCATACAAAACGCTCTAAAAAGCCCAAGACACATCGATATGAATAGCGTCAATGCCCAGCAAACAAGGCGCTTGTTAGACCGCATCGTTGGCTACAAGCTAAGCCCGCTTTTAAATTTAAAGATACAAAAAGGACTAAGCGCTGGCCGTGTGCAAAGTGCAGCTCTAAAGATAATAGTTGACCGTGAGCGTGAAATCCAGGCATTTAAGCCAGTTGAATACTACACCATTGACACCGTTTTTAAAAAAGACTTAGACGCTGAGCTAATTAAATTTGAAAACCAAAAGATCGAGAAGCTCACTATCCAAAACCCAGACCGTGCAAAATACATCATCGAAAATTTACAAAATGAGAAATTTAGCGTCCGTGAGATCGAGAGCAAGGATAGAAAGATCCAGCCAAGCCCGCCATTTATGACCTCAACACTTCAGCAAAGTGCGAGCAACCGCCTTGGCTTTAGCCCTAAAAAGACGATGATGATCGCTCAAAGCCTCTATGAGGGCGTGCAAACAAACGAAGGCTTCATGGGTGCGATCACTTACATGAGAACGGACAGCTTAAATTTAGCCAAAGAGGCCGTTGCAGCCGCTAGAGAGCATATATTGCAAAACTACGGCAAAGAGTATCTGCCGGCCAAAGCGATAAGCTACACGACAAGCTCAAAAGGCGCGCAAGAAGCCCACGAAGCGATTCGCCCTACAAATTTAAACTTCACACCGCAAATTGCTGCTAAATTTCTAGAAAAGGATGCGCTAAAACTCTACACACTCATCTACAATAGATTTTTAGCCTGCCAAATGAGCGCATGTGTGAGCCAAACGCAAAATGTCTATGTCGCAAGCGAAAAAGGCGAGTTTAAGATAAGCGGCAGAAAGGTACTATTTGACGGCTTTTACAAGGTTTATGGCGAGCTTGATAAGGATAAAATTTTGCCAAATTTAAAAAAGGGCGACGAGATGAGCTTGCAAAGCATAAAAAGCACGCAAAATTTCACCGAGCCACCAGCTAGGTACTCAGAAGCTGGCCTTGTTAAAAAGCTTGAAAGCCTTGGCATCGGCCGCCCAAGTACCTATGCACCGACTATCACGCTGCTAACCTCAAGAGACTACGTGAGAGTCGAGAAAAAGCAGCTCATACCAAACGAGATCACATTTAGCATGATAGGCGTTTTGGAGGAGCACTTTAGCAATATCGTTGATAGCGAATTTACCTCACATCTTGAAGAAAAGCTCGATGAAATCGCACTTGACAAGGCCGACTGGCAAAAGGTACTAAGCGACTTTTACTATCCATTTATGGAAAAAATTAGCGCTGGCAAAACTGGCATAAAAAGCCTAAAAATAGCCACTCCGATCGGTGAGAAGTGTCCAGAGTGCGGAAGTGAGCTAGTGCTTAGAAAGGGCAGATACGGCGAGTTTATCGCTTGCTCAAATTTCCCAAAATGCAAATACTCAAGAAATATCGCAAAAGATAATGAAAAGAGCGCAGAGGCAGGCGCTACTACTGCGGCAGCTAAACCAAAACGTGAGCTTAAAAAGCTTGATGTGCCGTGTCCAAAATGTGGTGGTGAGATCGTCGAGAGATTTAGCAGGCGCGGTAAATTTTACGGATGTGCCAACTATCCAAAATGCGACTTCGTCTCAAACTACGAGCCAGTTGAGCAAAAATGCGACGAATGTGGCGGCGATATGATCAAAAAAGAGCTTAAAAAAGGTACATTTATAGAGTGCACAAAGTGCAAGAAAAAGACGCTTATTTCTGAAAACTAA
- a CDS encoding oxidoreductase: MLTDKVIVVTGGAGRIGSAFIRAIASQNGVGVIAEVDTKRANLLKDEIKTSNKDAKIEVLQIDISDVNSVNEAINFLHSKYGHIDALVNNAYPKNKNYGKKFFEIDMNDFNAFLNLHLGGYFNISQNFIKYFLEQGHGNIINISSIQGIGAPAFETYEGTNMHSPVEYTVVKHGLLGMTKYMAKMFKKDNIRVNSISPGGILDGQPEPFLSQYKKRCGMKGMLDANDICGALIYLLSDVSKYVNGQNIVVDDGFSL, translated from the coding sequence ATGCTAACAGATAAAGTCATAGTAGTAACGGGAGGGGCTGGTAGGATAGGAAGTGCTTTCATAAGAGCCATCGCTAGTCAAAACGGAGTTGGAGTAATAGCAGAAGTCGACACAAAAAGAGCAAATTTACTAAAAGATGAGATAAAAACCTCAAACAAAGATGCGAAAATCGAAGTTTTACAAATTGACATCAGTGACGTAAATTCTGTTAATGAAGCCATAAATTTCTTACACTCAAAATATGGCCACATAGATGCACTGGTAAATAACGCCTATCCAAAAAATAAAAATTACGGTAAGAAATTTTTTGAGATAGATATGAATGATTTCAATGCCTTCTTAAATTTACACCTTGGCGGATACTTTAATATCTCGCAAAATTTTATAAAATACTTTTTAGAGCAAGGTCACGGTAATATCATAAATATCTCATCTATACAAGGTATCGGAGCTCCTGCTTTTGAGACCTACGAGGGAACAAATATGCACTCTCCTGTCGAATATACAGTAGTAAAACATGGCCTTCTTGGCATGACAAAATACATGGCAAAGATGTTTAAAAAAGACAATATCCGCGTAAATTCTATAAGTCCTGGAGGAATTTTAGATGGACAGCCTGAGCCATTTTTAAGCCAATATAAAAAAAGATGTGGCATGAAAGGAATGCTTGATGCAAATGATATTTGCGGTGCTTTGATTTATTTACTAAGTGATGTATCAAAATATGTAAATGGACAAAATATTGTAGTTGATGATGGATTTAGTTTATAA